The proteins below come from a single Tachypleus tridentatus isolate NWPU-2018 chromosome 13, ASM421037v1, whole genome shotgun sequence genomic window:
- the LOC143239415 gene encoding uncharacterized protein LOC143239415 isoform X1, translated as MKAVFVAVLFLLAVASVMAGYIRGGYGGYGGYGGRGYGGHGGRGYGGYGGRSYGGYGGHGYGGYGGRGYGGYGGHGYGGYGGYGRHGGGYGYH; from the exons ATGAAGGCTGTG TTCGTTGCTGTTCTATTTTTGTTGGCTGTGGCATCCGTCATGGCAGGTTATATACGTGGCGGATACGGAGGTTATGGAGGTTATGGTGGACGTGGTTATGGAGGTCATGGTGGACGTGGTTATGGTGGTTATGGTGGACGTAGTTATGGAGGTTATGGTGGACATGGCTATGGAGGTTATGGTGGACGGGGATATGGAGGTTATGGCGGACACGGTTATGGAGGCTACGGTGGATACGGGAGACATGGTGGTGGCTATGGTTATCACTAA
- the LOC143239415 gene encoding uncharacterized protein LOC143239415 isoform X2 yields the protein MAGYIRGGYGGYGGYGGRGYGGHGGRGYGGYGGRSYGGYGGHGYGGYGGRGYGGYGGHGYGGYGGYGRHGGGYGYH from the coding sequence ATGGCAGGTTATATACGTGGCGGATACGGAGGTTATGGAGGTTATGGTGGACGTGGTTATGGAGGTCATGGTGGACGTGGTTATGGTGGTTATGGTGGACGTAGTTATGGAGGTTATGGTGGACATGGCTATGGAGGTTATGGTGGACGGGGATATGGAGGTTATGGCGGACACGGTTATGGAGGCTACGGTGGATACGGGAGACATGGTGGTGGCTATGGTTATCACTAA